Proteins found in one Thunnus maccoyii chromosome 5, fThuMac1.1, whole genome shotgun sequence genomic segment:
- the LOC121898003 gene encoding G1/S-specific cyclin-D1-like has product MEAHLLCCEGDRPAIRRAHRDSNLLTDRVLHALLRAEDRYLPAANYFKCVQREIAPYMRRIVATWMLEVCEEQKCEEEVFPLAMNYIDRFLSVEPTKKNHLQLLGAACMFLASKLKETIPLTAEKLCIYTDNSITPTQLLQMELLVLNKLKWDLASVTPLDFIDHFLSQLPIRRENRPILRKHAQTFVALCATDVKFIASPPSMVAAGSMVAAVEGLQMRIVGNAMMSQKLTEQLAQTIRSDPDCLRACQEQIESLLETSLRHAQQQQHSVTMETKNIGEGQDLSTTPTDVRDVNI; this is encoded by the exons ATGGAAGCTCACTTGTTGTGCTGTGAGGGGGACAGGCCTGCCATCCGAAGGGCCCACCGGGACTCCAACCTGTTGACTGACCGGGTCTTGCACGCTTTGTTGCGGGCAGAGGACAGGTACCTGCCCGCTGCCAACTACTTCAAATGCGTCCAGAGAGAAATAGCCCCGTATATGAGGAGGATAGTGGCTACCTGGATGTTGGAG GTATGCGAGGAGCAGAAGTGTGAGGAGGAGGTTTTCCCTCTGGCTATGAACTACATAGACCGCTTCCTGTCAGTGGAACCTACCAAGAAGAACCACCTGCAGCTGCTGGGAGCTGCCTGCATGTTCCTGGCATCCAAGCTGAAGGAGACCATCCCACTCACTGCTGAGAAACTCTGCATCTACACAGACAACTCTATCACACCCACTCAGCTGCTG CAAATGGAGCTGCTGGTGTTGAACAAGCTCAAGTGGGACCTGGCTTCGGTGACCCCTCTGGACTTCATTGACCACTTCCTGTCTCAGCTGCCTATCAGGAGGGAGAACAGGCCCATACTCAGGAAGCATGCTCAGACCTTTGTGGCGCTGTGTGCCACAG ATGTTAAATTCATAGCCAGCCCTCCGTCCATGGTGGCAGCAGGCAGCATGGTGGCAGCAGTGGAGGGCTTACAGATGAGAATAGTGGGCAATGCCATGATGTCTCAGAAACTGACAGAGCAGCTGGCACAGACCATCAGGAGTGACCCG GACTGTCTGAGGGCGTGTCAGGAACAAATCGAGTCGCTGCTGGAAACCAGTCTCAGACAtgcacaacaacagcaacattcGGTAACCATGGAAACTAAGAATATCGGTGAGGGGCAGGACCTCTCGACTACACCTACAGATGTGCGGGACGTCAACATCTGA